Below is a window of Pseudodesulfovibrio sp. 5S69 DNA.
AGTCCCCGTCGTCGGTGACGAGCACGTTCCACGGGTGGAAGTCCCCGTGCACCGCGCTCAGCCGGTGCGCGTAGGCCTTGAGCTTCCAGCGCCAGTCGATGAGCCGCTTTTCCAAGGCCCGGAAACGGTCCCCGCCGAAAAAGGCGTAGTCGCGGGGAAAGGCCTCATCCACCAACCCGAGGATGCACTCGCTGGCCCCGAGCAGGTTGCGGATGCGCCGAGAATACAGAGGCGGATCATCGAGCTTTTCGGCGTGCACCCCGGCCAGCCAGCGGGCGAACTCGCGGGCCGTTTCCAGGTCCCGGTCGAGCAACCCGTGCGCCCGGATGCGCTCCAGGTCGAGGAAATAGTCGTGTCCCTGGAGCTTCTCGTTAACGATAAAGAACTCCTTGGGGTCCTTCATCGGGATGAGCGCGTCCGAGCCGTCCACGTAGCCGAGCCCGAGGGGATGGACATGGCGGGCCATGCGAGCCGAGGTCTCGTACTGGAACATGAGGATCGCGGCGCGGTCCCAGTAGAACTGGTGGCCGTACTTGTCGCCCTTCATGACCGAAAACACGGCCTCCCTGACCTCGCCGCCGGTTTCAAAATGGACAAGAAGGGGCTTGCCGTAGCCGAACCCCTTCATGCCCTGCGCGTCGAGGCTGCCGATGTCGCCTGCGGCCAGAAGCCGGGCGTCGTCGCCGTACACACGCCGCAGATATGTTTCGATGGCCTGGACCTTGAGTTCGATCATGTCGCCCTCCCCGGCCTTGTCGGGCCGCAGCTACGTCAGGGGTCCGAAAACCGATTCGTAACGCTCGGTGAATTCCTCCAGGGTGAAGGAGTGCTCCTGGGTGCCCTTGAACTCCACCGCATAGGTGGCGCAGGTGGCGCCCAGCTTACAGGCTTCAGCCACGGTCTTGCCCATGGCCAGCCCCTTGAGCAGCCCGGCGCGGAAGGCATCTCCGGCCCCGGTGGGGTCCAGCACTTCCCTGGCCGGAACCACGCCGATGGTGGTGTCCCCGTCCTCGCAGCTGACCATGGAGCCTTTTTCGCCCAGGGTGGTGATCAGGTAGCCCACCTGGTCGACGATATCCTCCTTGGTCATGCCCGTGGACTTCATGACCATCTCCAACTCGTAGTCATTGACGATCAGGATCTCCGCGCCGTTGACGGCCTCCTTCAGCCTGTCGCCGCCCAGGGCCGGAATCTGCTGGCCCGGATCGAAGATGTAAGGGATGCCGTGCTCGCGGTAGTATTTCGGGTGATCGACCATGTCGTTGATGTTGCCCGGCGCGATGAGGCCGATGGCGTCGGACGGATCGATGCGGGTCATGTCGTACTGGCTGGGGTATTTCATGGCCCCGGGATTGAACCCGTTGATCTGGTTGTCGGACATGTCGGTGGTGATGTAGCACCCGGCGGTAAACTCCTGGTCGATGGTCCGGATGCCGTCCAGGGCGATGCCATACTGCTGAAGGCGCTCGTCGTAAGGGCCGAAGTCCTTGCCAACCTGGCTCAGGATGGTGGATTTCTCGCCCAGCAGGGACAGGTTGTATGCGATGTTGCCCGCCGTGCCGCCGAATCGCTCAACCAGCCCGTCCACCAGGAAGGACACATTGAGAATATGTATCTTGTCCGGCAGGATATGATTGGAAAACTTGTCGGGAAAGGTCATGATGCGGTCGAAGGCCAGGGACCCGGAAATGTAGATCTGCATGTGTTCTCCTAAAGAAGCTGATTCGGTTGACGCGAACCTACGTGCAGGGCCGCCCCCCTGTCAACGGGAGCCCTTTTCACCGCCGCCCACCGTCTCGGTCCGAATCCATTCGAGAAAGTCCGGGTTGCCGCCGGTGATGGGCAGGGAAACCACGCACGGGACCTCGTACCCGTGGGCCGCCTTGACGGCATCTGTCAACGGTTCCACCAGGCCGTCCCTGGTCTTGGCGATGAGCACCGTCTCCTCGCCCCGTTCCACCTTTCCCCGCCACCAGTAGAGCGAGCGCATGCCGGGCAGGATGTTCACGCAGGCCGCCAGCCGCCGCTCCACGAGCATGGCCCCGATGGTCTCGGCCTCATCCGGAGATGCGCAGGTGATGTAGATGAACGATTCGGACATGGGTTCCTCCGTTTTCATGGATGATACATGGTTCGCCGAAGGACGCAACCGGAGGGCGGAATCTTTGGCGCTTGAGCCGCGCGGCCGCAGGTGCTAACAACCCTCCGACACGGAGTACACATGAACAAGAAAGAACGCGCAGCAGAAATATTCGACCGCCTCTCGAAGCGGTATCCCTCTCCCAAACCGGCCCTGGACTACACCAATCCCTGGGAACTGCTGGTGGCCACGGCCCTTTCCGCCCAATGCACGGACGAACGGGTCAACAAGGTCACCCCGGTCTTCTTCGAGCGCTGGCCCGAGATCAGGGACGCGGCCGAAGCCGACGTGGCCGAGATCGAGGACGTGGTCCGGTCCACGGGATTTTTCCGCAACAAGGCCAAAAACATCAAGGCCGCGGCCCAGCGGATCATGAGCGAATACGGCGGCGAGGTCCCCCGGACCATGGCCGAACTGATCACGCTCGGCGGCGTGGCCCGCAAGACCGCAAGCATCGTCCTGGCCAACGCGTTCGGCGTGAACGAGGGCATCGCCGTGGACACCCACGTGAAGCGGCTGGCCTTCCGCATGGGGCTGACGACCAAGACCGAACCCGTGCAGGTAGAAAAGGATCTCATGCCCCTCTTTCCGCAGGATGCCTGGGGCGACGTGAACCATCTCCTGGTCTTCTTCGGCCGGGAGGTCTGCCCGGCCCGCAAGCCCCAGTGCGACATCTGCGAACTCAACGACATCTGCCCGAAAAAGGGGGTCAACCAATGACCAGGCCCGGCGATTTCACCATCCATGCCACGGACAACCTGGCCCGGCGCGCCACCCTGAGCACGGCGCACGGCGACATCCAGACGCCCATCTTCATGCCGGTCGGCACGCAGGGCACGGTCAAGAGCCTGACCCCGCTCGACCTGGAGGAAATGGAGGCCCAGATCATCCTGGGCAACACCTACCACCTGTACCTGCGGCCCGGCGACGAGCTGGTGGCCCGACGCGGCGGCCTGCACAAGTTCGCGAACTGGAAGCGCCCCATCCTGACCGACTCAGGAGGGTTCCAGGTCTTCAGCCTGGAGGGCATCCGCAAGTTGTCCGAGGAAGGCGTGGAATTCCGCTCCTACATCGACGGCTCCAAGCACTTTTTCTCCCCGGAAAAGGCCATCGACATCCAGAAAAACCTCGGCTCGGACATCATGATGGTGCTCGATGAGTGCGTGGGCTACGGCAACGACCGCGCCTACACCGAGAAGTCCCTGGAGATGACCACCCGCTGGGCGCAGCGCTGCCGCGACCACTACCCCAAGGGCAGCGGCGACCAGATCATGTTCGGCATCGTCCAGGGCGGGTTCTACAAGGACCTGCGCGACCGCAGCCTGGAACAACTGCGCGGGATCGACTTCGAGGGGTTTGCCATCGGCGGCCTGTCCGTGGGCGAGTCAACCGAAGAGATGTACGACATCCTGCACCACATCGCGCCCAAGCTGCCATCCGACAAGCCGCGCTACCTCATGGGCGTGGGCACCCCGCTGGACATCCTGGAAGGGGTTTCGGCAGGCGTGGACATGTTCGACTGCGTCCTGCCCTCGCGCAACGCCCGCAACGGGACCCTGTTCACCTCCACGGGCAAGGTCAACATCAAACGGGCCGAATACGCCGAGGACGACTCGCCGCTGGATCCGAACTGCGGCTGCTACACCTGCCGCAACTTCACCAAAGCGTATCTGCGGCACCTGTACATGGCCAAGGAGCTGCTCTCCTACCGGCTGAACACCTACCACAATCTGTACTTCTACCTGGACCTGATGAAGCAGATCAGAAAGGCCATCGAGGAAGGCACCTTCCGGGAACTCAAGGCTAAGTACGAAGCGGCCTACGGCCAGCGTTAGGGGATTCGGTCAGGACCGCTGCGGGCAGCGCCCCGCTTCGTCTTCCGGAACGATGTTGAAGACGGCGCCGGGATACTCCTCGGCGCATTGCAGCAGGGTCAGGTTGGCCGGGCTGTTGGCCGTGGCCTCGCCCAGGTCCCCCAAGATGCGGTCGAGAAAGCCGTACTTCTGGTCGAACTCGGCAAATACCCGCTGCTCCCCCTCCATGTTCACGGCCCGGATGACGTCGAGCACGCGCACGTCCGACAACTCGCGGGCCGGGGCGTAGACTTCGCACCCCGGCACTTCGGCCGGGACGGTGTAGCCCGCGTGCTGCAACACGCCGAACAGATCCGAGACCAGGGTGGCCGGGGCCATGAGGCCATCGGATATCTCCTCCACGGACGGCAGCGGGCTGCCCTCGTGGAAGCGCTTGGCCAGCACAACCATCATCAATACCGCGATCTTCTGTCGCTCATAGGGCGTGGCCGTGCCGAAATAGCGCTGTTTGACGAAGGAATTTATGTTCTGCCAGGCATGGCTCACCTGGGCCCCGAGCAAGACGATGACCCAGCTCAGGTAGATCCAGACCAGGAGCAGGGGCAGTTGGGCGAAACTGCCGTAAATGGCGTTGTACTTGACCGCCCCGATCTGCCAATTGATGTACAGCCACTGGGCCATCTGCCACAGGACGCCGCCGACCACGCCGCCGATGAGCGCGGCGCGGATGCGCACGCGGGTGTTGGGGATGAATGCGTACATCATGGAAAAGGCCATGATGATCAACAGATACGGCACGGTCTTGAGAAACATGGTCTCCAGGTAGCCGATGGCCTTGAGGCTCATCATCCTGGCGATGAAATCCTGATTTTGCAGGCTGAAGTTGAAGCTCGATGCGATGAACATGAAGATCGGGCCGAAGAGAATGATCGGAAAGAAGTCCGTTATCCTGCGCCAGGCGGAGCGCCCCTTGTTCACGCTCCAGATGACGTTGAAGGCCTTTTCGATGGTCCCGACCAGGGAAAGAACGGTGATGAGCAGCGTGACCACACCGACCCAGCCCAGGGCCTGAACGTTGGTCCGGTCGATGTATTCGATGATCTTGTCCGCCACCTCGGGCTGGCCCGTGGTCAGATGCAGGATCAGGTCTCGCATCTTCCCGGTGTTCTGGAACCCGAACCCCTTGGAAATGGAGAAGGCCACGGCCAGAAACGGGACGATGGACAGGATGGTGGTGAAGGTCAGAGCCGCCGCTCGGATGATGGTCTGGTCCTTCATGAAGCTGAAGACCACCAGATAGAGCATGCGGCAGGCCCCCCGCCAGGTGCGCACCAGATATGGGGTATCCTGGGTGTTGCGCTTCCAGATACCCTCCACAAAATGCCTCTTTAGCTGTACGACCTTCCGCTCCAGACTCATGACCGCTCCACGTGGGGAAAAAGGTTCCATCCTGCTTGTCGCTTACACCCTTTGCGGACGCGCAGGCAAGCCGACCGCGCCTTGATCAGAACAAATCCCGCAAAAATTCGAAGGACTTCTTGGGCAGGCTGAGGATATTCAGCACCGTGTCGTTGAGTATCCGGCCCGTGGGTACCTCCACCTTGGGGTCGGTCAGCTTGCCCGTCAGGTGCAGGGTCACACTCGGCACCGCCACGAAATCGTTGCGGATCGACACGTCGATGGAATTGGCGGGCAGGCTGAAGCCGCCCTCGCCGTAAGCCTGCAGCACGGGCGGGGCCTCCAGCCGGCACTTGTCGAGGGTGAACACCCCCTGCTTCACCGTGGCCTCGGTGAATGACCGGCGAAAGGCCGTGCGACCGTTGGACTTGCGCTGCCGGTCCGCACCGATCTGCCCGACCCGGCCCGTGTCGACTGATTTGGGCTGGATGTCCCATCCGGTGAACTTGAACGAGCCGTTGGTGATTCTGACCGAGGCCGTGCCGTTCAAGTTCGCCAGGATGTCGTCGTCGGTCCGCCCCACGCTGCGCAGGTCCCCCTTGATGTCCGTCTCGCCGCGCAGATATTCGCGGTCGGCCATGTCCTTCATGAACGGGCCGGCCTGCATGCCCTTCACGTCCAGCAGCAGGTGCAGGTCCAGGGCCTTCTCTCCGGCCTTGCCTTCCAGGTCCGCCGCGAGCGCCCCGCCATGGAGCGTGCCGTGCATCTTGGCCAGATGGATGATCCCATCGTTGGCGCGGACAAAGCCTTCCAGCGACTCGCTGTGGACGCGGGCCAGGGTGAACTCCTGGAAGAAGACCTTGCCGTTGAGCTTGAGAAAACGGAGGAATTTCAGGGGCAGGTCCGTGGGCGTCGACTCGGGTTTCCTGTCCGCGCGGATATCGTTCAAGGTGGGGGCCGGAGCCGGCGCCAGGTAACGGTCCAGATTGAAGGCTCCGGCGGCCAGGGAAAAGGCGAACAGAGGTCGGGCGTATCCGGTGCCGACCACGTGGCCCTTGAACTGGGTGCCGTCCAGTTCGCCGCCGAGTTCGCTCAGGGTGAATCCTTTGCCGTCGGCCTTGAATTGCGCCCTCAGGGACGCCTTGCGCAGGGCGTCGGTGTCTCTGGTGCGGAGATTATCGCCGGTCAGGAGATAGACGATGCGCTTGGGATCGACCTGGGCCAAGGTCAGGCTGCCCTCCACCCGCCGGTCCTTGGTCGGTCCGGCCAGTCGGGCATCGCCCGTGAGGGTGGTCTCCAGGACCTGGAGCACACCGTCGGCAAGTGCGGCGCTGCCGTCCCGCGAGTCGAAGGCCACGGTCCCGCCGAAGGCCAGCCGCTTGGCCTCCTTGGGCAACAAGGGGGTGGTCAGGTAACCGTTGACGGCCATGCCCGGGCTCTTGGCGCGGAACTCGTCGACGGCCGTGGAAAGCGGCCCTTCCGCCGTGGCGTTGACCATTTCCAGATCGCCGGAACCGCGCATCTTCACGCCCGCCGACAGGAGGGCGTTCCAGACCCCTTTGCCGCCCTTTCCATCGGGGCGGACCTTCAGTTCCAGGTCGGCCTTGGCATATTTGAGAGAGAGGGGGCCGCCCTTCTGCCGCTCGACCTCGGCGCTGCCCTCGCCCAGAGAAAGCCGGACGAGCCCGTCGAGATGTTGCAGGATGTAGATGGAACGGGCTTCGGGCGGACAGGACATGGGCGGGACCGAAAATTCCAGATGGGCCGTTGCCGGACCGTCCACGCGCACCGGAGCCCGCTGCAGGAATTCGAATCCCTGCCGCTGGGATTCGGCGTCGACCACCCCGTTCAGAGCCAGCGTCGGTTCGCCCTTCTTGTTCGTGCCCAGAGCCACGGTCATGTTCCCGCCGAGGGAGGCCATGCCCTCACGGATGGCCCCGGCGTCGAAGGTGATGCCCTTGTCCGTGGCGGCCACCTTCAGGCGGATGTCCGAAACCAGGGTATCCAACACCTCGAAACCGTCCGCCCGGATCGTGCCGCTGCCCCGGAAGGCCCGGAAGAACGGCAGGCTGAAATCGTCCCACAGGAACGGGGTGCCGGTGCGGAACAGGGGCAGGTAGCGATCCAGGTCGATGGTGTCGGCACGCAGAGCGAAGTCGAAAACCGGCCTTGACCAGCCCTTGAAGCCGCATTGACCGCGCACGGTGATGTCGTCCAGGGTCAAGGCCAGGTTCTCGAAGCTCGCGCCGTCCTCGTTGACGTGCACGTAGGAGGCCACGGCGCTGCTGTCCAGCCCGTCCACGTCCTTGACCGGCAGGTCCGGGGCATACCGGGCGATAAGCGTGCGCGGCACAAAGGGATGCACGGTGACGTGGCCCTTGAAGTCCAGCCCCTTGTCCAGGTCGCCGCTGGTCACGTCGCCCTCGGCGCGCAGACCGAACAGGCTGGCCTTGAAATCCTCGAAGGCCACGGTCCGCTTGTCCCAGTCCAGGCCCAGGTTGGCGATGAATTCGCCCGGCTCGGCGCCCTTGGGCAGGAAGCTTCCGTACACCTTGGCCTGGACGCTGGTCTGGGAGAAGACCGGCGGAGTGCCGTCATCCATGACCCGGACCATGCCCTTGAGGACCAGGTCCGCGATGATCCCCTGATCGGCCCAGGAAAAGCCGCTCTTCAGGGAGAACGGCACATCCCCGCCCAGGGCGACGGTGCCCGTGTGGATGTCGATGCCGGAAAGCCTGTACTCGGTAGCCGCCATCTCGTCGCGGAACACGATCTCGGCCTTGGATATCTCCACGCTGTCCACGGCGAATGTCCAGCCCTGGTCCATGGCGGCGCCGGAACCGCTCCGCTCCACCAGGGACTGCCAGTTGAAGACGCCCCTGTCGTCGCGGACCACGACCCCCTTGACCCCGCTGAGTTCCAGATATTCCACCTCGATGTGCCGGGAAAGGAGCGGAATGATCCGTACGCTGATGCTGATGTCGTCGAACCGGGCCGCCGGATTGTCACCGAAGCCCGGTGCCTCGCCGATGGTCAGATCCTCCACGGTCAGGGCCAGCCGAGGCCAGACCGCGATGTCGATGTCCCCGCCAAGGGTCACGGGACGGCCCAGGACGGTCTCCAGGGTCTGGGTGAAGCGGGTGCGGAATTCGCCGGTGTCGATATAGTAGGACGCCCACAGCAGCACGCCGGTGCAGACCAGGATGAGGGCCACCAGGCTCTCGACGAGGATGCGCGGCAGCCGCCTAAGCATGCTCTTCCCCGTCTCCCTTGTCCTTCCGTTCGCGGACGCTCATGCACAGGGCGCTCGCGCCGAACCTGAGGCCGGTCTTGCGGGCTATGCGCGGGCACTTGACCTTGAAGGCGCAGAACACGCCGGGCCAGAGCCCGTCCAAGGCTTCGAAGTTGCCCTGCCCCTTGCTCAGGATGACGTCGCTGCCGCGCATGCGCTCGATGAATTCCTCCGTGCAGCGGCTCAGGACCGTGCCGGGCGTGTCCGCGCCGGACTCGACCACGGTGCACAGTTCGGTCATACCCACGGCCTTCGCATCGGCCATGGTGGCGTCGTTGAGCACGGGCCGGGAGCGGACCGCGTAGGTGACCTCGCAGCCGAGCCGGGTCAGCTCACGGACCAACAGGGTGTCCAGAACGATCTCGCCGGTGTTGTCGCCCAGGATGAGCACGGACGCGCCCTCGACCACCTGTTCTCGGAAGGCCGCCAGCACGTCCGGGGATACGGAATCGGCGACCTCGGCCAGTTCCTTTTCCAGGTCGAAATCAAGCTCCACGCCCCGATCGATATAATTGCCGATGATGGCCAGTTCCAAGGCCAGCCCCAGGGGATCGCCCCCGAGCCGCCGGGCTTCCACCCTCTCCCTGAGGGACGGCAACAGCCCGAGGACAAAGGCATTGGCTGCCCGCTTGTCCTCCGCGTACAGGTCGGTGCACCCGGAGACCTCGCGGACCAGTTCCGCCAGGCGGCGGGCGATGGCCGGCGGCGGCTCGTCCATGTCCAGCCGGGGGAGAAGCGCCTCCCACCGGGCCACGATCTCTTCCCGGAGAGCCGGGTCGTCCGGGCAGGCAATCTCCGCCTCCCGGACCGCCATCCGCTTGAAACAGGGCATGCATTCGAGGGCAGTATCCATCAAACAATCCGTCTTTGAAAAGGCAACACATGTGCCGCAGAGGGTATGGCCAACCATAACTCCATGACTTCAAAGAGTAATCGCACAACCCCCCGCCATTGGCAAGGCAACGGATGGAATCGTTCGAAAGATGTCAGGAAGATTCGGGAAAGGATTCCGATGTCAGGCCGACCACGGTGATGCCCGACTTGTCGGCAAACTCGATGGCCGCCTCGCGGTCGAAGAACAGGCTCTTGCCCGCTTCCACGCCCAGGCAGGTGGCCTTGCCCTCGGCCATGAGCTTGAGGGTGTCCAGGCCGAGGCTCGGCAGGTCCACCTCTTTCTGCTGGCCTGGCTTGAAGACCTTGACCACCGTGCACTCGGGGCCGCCGTAGGAAAAGCCGCGGCGCATGGTCTCGTCCGTGCCCTCCAAGGCCTCCACGGCGGCCACGATGCCCTCGCGAACCACCACGCACTGACCCACATCCAACCGGCCGAGTTCCTTGGCGATGTTCCAGGCAAACCGGAGGTCGCCCCACTCTCGCTCGTCCGGCTCGCGCCGGGTCATGACCCCTTCGGGCGAAAGCAGGTCCGGCATGTACTCGTGGGCCGGGACCACGGTCATGCCCTCCTTCTCGAACTCCCGGGCGATGATGCCCAGCAGCGCCGAGTCGCCCTTGTCCTTGCGGCCGAGGATGAGCTTGATGGCCCGCATGTCCAGATGGCGGATGTCCATGACCTTGGGCTTCTCGATGGTCCCGGCCATGATGACCTTGTCCACCTTCTCGCCCTTGAGAAAAGTGATCAGTTGGTTGAGCTTGCCGAGCTTGAGTTCCCGGAAGACGTCGGCCATGGGGGCCACGTCCATGTTGGTGTGGCCGGTGAACCCTGCCACCACGAGCCGGTGGCCCCTGGCTTTGACGCCACGGGCCACCAGGACGGGGAACTGTTTGCCTCCGGCAATGAGGCCGATGGTGCTGACGGGCTCGGTCATGCCGCTCCGCAAGGGTTAATGGCCGTTGGAACAGCGCTGCTTGTGGTCGGGCACCACGCCGTTCTTGCTCTCGCGGATGAAGGAGACGAGGCGGTCCACCTGAGGGATGCCCTGAATCTCCTCTTCCACCTGGGCCAGGCTCTGTTCCTTGGTCAGTCCGGAGCGGAAGATGATCTTGTACGCCTTCTTGAGCCCCTTGCATGCGGCCGAATCGAAGCCATTGCGCTTGAGCCCGATGAGGTTCGGGCCGAAGAGCATGCCCCGGACGCCGTGGGCCAGCATGAACGGGGGCACGTCGAGCTTGTAGCCGCTGGCGCCGCCGAGGAAGGAATACTCGCCGATGCGGATGAACTGCTGGACCGCCGACATGCCGGATATGATCACGTTGCGGCCGACCTCGACGTGGCCCGCAAGCTGCACGGCGTTGGCCAGGATGACGTGGTCGCCGATCTTGCAGTCGTGGGCGATGTGCGAATAGGCCATGAACATGCACCCCGACCCGATGACGGTCTCCTGCACGCCCTGCACCGTGCCGCGGTGGATGGTCACGCACTCGCGGATGATGTTATCGTCGCCGATGCGCGTGAAGGTCGTCTCCCCCTTGAAGGCCGCATGCTGCGGCTCGCCGCCGATAACGGCGTGGGGATGGATATGATTGTTCTTGCCGATTTCCGTGTTCGCCTGGATGACGCAGTGGGCCTCCAGGAAGGTGCCGTCGCCGATCTTGGTGTCGGACCCTACAACGACGTACGGGTCGATGCGGACATCGGCTCCCAGCTCCGCCGAGGGATGGATGATGGCGCTGGGATGGATCTGACTGGACATTACATGTCCCCCTTATTGGCGATGGCGGCCGAGAATTCGCCCTGACAGGTCACTTGCCCGTCCACTTCGGCGACGCCGCGCATCTTCCAAATGTTCAATTTTTGTTTTTCGAAATGCACACTCATGATCAACTGATCGCCCGGGACCACGGGCCTGCGGAACTTGACCTTGTTCAGCCCGGTGAACAGAAAGACCTTGTCCTCAAGGGGCTCGTCAAAGGAGTTCATGACGAAGACCGCGCCTGTCTGGGCCAGGGCCTCCAGTTGCAGTACGCCCGGCATGACGGGCAGGCCGGGAAAGTGCCCCTGGAAGAACTCCTCGTTCATGGTCACGTTCTTCATGGCCTTGAGGCGGACCCCCGGTTCGTATTCAAGCACGCGGTCCACCAGCAGGAACGGATAGCGATGCGGAAGCATCTCCATGATCTTGCGTATATCGAGTGGGAATTGATTACTCATCGCTCACTCCGGCGGCCGCTTTCAGTGCGGCCAGTTCTTTTTCCATTTTCTTCACCCGCTTGAACAGCTCGGGCAGCTTGGGCGTACACACCCCCACGGCCTTGAAGTAGGCCTTGGCCGGGATGGCCGGGCTGCCCGCGAGCTTGCTACCGGGCTCGACGTCGCCGAGTATGCCGCTCTGGGCCGCGATCATGGCCCCGTCGCCAATCTTCACGTTGTCGGGTACGCCGGTCTGGCCCGCGAGGACCACCCCGTTGCCGACCACGGTGGAGCCGCCGATACCGGTCTGCCCGATGATAAGGCAATGTTCGCCGATTTCCACGTTGTGGCCGATCTGGA
It encodes the following:
- a CDS encoding LpxI family protein, coding for MTEPVSTIGLIAGGKQFPVLVARGVKARGHRLVVAGFTGHTNMDVAPMADVFRELKLGKLNQLITFLKGEKVDKVIMAGTIEKPKVMDIRHLDMRAIKLILGRKDKGDSALLGIIAREFEKEGMTVVPAHEYMPDLLSPEGVMTRREPDEREWGDLRFAWNIAKELGRLDVGQCVVVREGIVAAVEALEGTDETMRRGFSYGGPECTVVKVFKPGQQKEVDLPSLGLDTLKLMAEGKATCLGVEAGKSLFFDREAAIEFADKSGITVVGLTSESFPESS
- the lpxA gene encoding acyl-ACP--UDP-N-acetylglucosamine O-acyltransferase; translation: MSSQIHPSAIIHPSAELGADVRIDPYVVVGSDTKIGDGTFLEAHCVIQANTEIGKNNHIHPHAVIGGEPQHAAFKGETTFTRIGDDNIIRECVTIHRGTVQGVQETVIGSGCMFMAYSHIAHDCKIGDHVILANAVQLAGHVEVGRNVIISGMSAVQQFIRIGEYSFLGGASGYKLDVPPFMLAHGVRGMLFGPNLIGLKRNGFDSAACKGLKKAYKIIFRSGLTKEQSLAQVEEEIQGIPQVDRLVSFIRESKNGVVPDHKQRCSNGH
- the fabZ gene encoding 3-hydroxyacyl-ACP dehydratase FabZ — translated: MSNQFPLDIRKIMEMLPHRYPFLLVDRVLEYEPGVRLKAMKNVTMNEEFFQGHFPGLPVMPGVLQLEALAQTGAVFVMNSFDEPLEDKVFLFTGLNKVKFRRPVVPGDQLIMSVHFEKQKLNIWKMRGVAEVDGQVTCQGEFSAAIANKGDM